One Capillibacterium thermochitinicola DNA window includes the following coding sequences:
- a CDS encoding energy-coupling factor transporter transmembrane component T family protein: MRTLPAGQYLPGHSFLHRLDARAKMLCLFFLIAAVIGASSLWGYALVVAVIAILILFSGLPLRYAVAPARSMYLFLLVIWLMNAFFFDGEDALVSWGIFQLSRGGMGQGFRVVSNVVLVLILGNLLTMTTLPTQVTTALASLIKPLALVGVPTEEVAMIISVAFQFIPTLLEESELIKMAQIARGARFESKKLSERAASFLPLVVPIFISAFRRAEELALAMEARGYRNAKNRTQRQKEPLVLADYGALVVCALICLVQFLLRW; encoded by the coding sequence ATGAGGACCCTGCCGGCCGGCCAGTATTTGCCCGGCCATTCCTTCCTGCACCGGCTCGATGCCAGAGCAAAAATGCTCTGTCTTTTCTTCCTGATCGCCGCCGTCATCGGCGCTTCGTCGCTTTGGGGTTACGCCCTGGTGGTGGCGGTGATTGCTATCCTCATCCTGTTTTCCGGGCTCCCGCTGCGCTACGCCGTGGCCCCGGCCCGGAGCATGTACCTGTTCTTGCTGGTGATATGGCTGATGAATGCCTTCTTCTTCGACGGGGAGGATGCCCTGGTCTCCTGGGGGATTTTCCAGCTCTCCCGCGGCGGGATGGGGCAAGGCTTCCGCGTGGTGAGCAATGTGGTCCTCGTACTGATCCTGGGTAATCTGCTGACCATGACAACTTTGCCCACCCAGGTCACCACGGCGCTGGCGAGCCTGATTAAGCCGCTGGCGCTCGTCGGTGTCCCCACCGAAGAGGTGGCCATGATCATCAGTGTGGCCTTTCAATTTATCCCCACTTTGCTGGAGGAATCGGAGTTAATCAAGATGGCCCAGATCGCCAGGGGCGCCCGGTTTGAAAGTAAGAAGCTGTCGGAACGGGCGGCGAGTTTTCTTCCCCTGGTCGTGCCGATTTTTATTTCCGCATTCCGCCGGGCCGAGGAGTTGGCCCTGGCGATGGAGGCGCGCGGCTACCGCAATGCCAAGAACCGTACCCAGCGGCAGAAAGAACCCCTGGTCCTGGCCGATTACGGTGCCCTGGTGGTGTGTGCCTTAATTTGCCTTGTCCAATTTTTGTTGCGATGGTAA
- a CDS encoding energy-coupling factor transporter ATPase, with protein MLVEGENICYKYDGGGFFALQDVDLRIKQGEFVAILGGNGSGKSTLVRHLNALLKLQQGELKVAQIDLRNEEEIWRLRRLCGMVFQNPDHQFVSSVVEEDIAFGLENYEVPRAEIPARVQAALAMVEMTGYEKRAPHTLSGGQKQRVALAGVLALEPEIIIFDEATAMLDPRGRQEVVAIMHKLRQAGKTIIAITHYVEEAVAADQIILMHQGRILACGRPQSILTNRDLMRAAELIPPLPVRLYYDLQQAGVYLNRCPLTEEELVEAICQLKSKT; from the coding sequence GTGCTGGTTGAGGGGGAAAATATTTGCTACAAATACGACGGTGGCGGTTTCTTTGCCCTCCAAGATGTGGACCTGCGCATCAAACAGGGTGAGTTTGTCGCCATTCTTGGCGGGAACGGTTCCGGCAAATCAACACTGGTCAGACACCTCAATGCCCTGCTTAAACTGCAACAGGGGGAACTAAAGGTGGCGCAGATTGATCTCCGGAATGAGGAGGAGATCTGGCGCCTGCGCCGCCTCTGCGGGATGGTGTTTCAAAATCCCGACCACCAGTTTGTCTCTTCGGTGGTGGAGGAGGACATCGCCTTCGGCCTTGAAAACTACGAAGTCCCCCGCGCCGAAATTCCGGCGCGGGTGCAAGCGGCCCTGGCGATGGTCGAGATGACCGGTTACGAGAAGCGGGCGCCGCATACGCTGTCCGGCGGGCAAAAACAGCGCGTTGCTTTGGCCGGTGTGTTGGCGTTGGAACCCGAGATTATCATCTTTGATGAGGCCACCGCCATGCTGGACCCCCGCGGCAGGCAGGAAGTGGTGGCGATCATGCATAAGCTGCGCCAAGCCGGCAAGACGATCATCGCCATCACCCATTATGTGGAGGAAGCGGTAGCCGCCGACCAAATCATTTTAATGCATCAAGGCCGGATTTTGGCCTGCGGCCGACCGCAATCGATCCTGACCAATCGCGACCTGATGCGGGCGGCGGAGCTCATCCCGCCCCTGCCGGTGCGCCTCTATTATGACCTGCAACAGGCGGGTGTCTATTTAAACCGCTGCCCACTGACGGAGGAGGAACTGGTTGAAGCAATATGTCAATTAAAGTCGAAAACCTGA
- a CDS encoding ATP-binding cassette domain-containing protein — translation MSIKVENLSFSYRQPTGEEVEALKDVSFSIGPGDFVGIMGTTGSGKTTLVQLLAGLRAPAGGRIYINGEEITAKAYDRNRLRQTVGVVFQEPEYQLFAATVEKDVAFGLKYSGLTHQEVTARVRWALETMGFDFEKVRHQSPLALSGGEKRRVAIAGVLVTKPRILILDEPIAGLDPSGRDNFLRLLTQMNQTGTTILVVSHNMEALAEYTRHLLVLERGRLLDSGPTREVFIRLQQRKNGFLGQTTAQRIATRLAERNLALPATVVTYADLLAVLKQELSGGGQE, via the coding sequence ATGTCAATTAAAGTCGAAAACCTGAGCTTTTCTTATCGGCAGCCCACGGGGGAGGAAGTCGAAGCCCTGAAAGACGTCTCCTTTTCGATTGGGCCAGGCGACTTCGTCGGGATCATGGGGACCACCGGCAGTGGCAAAACCACTTTGGTCCAATTGCTGGCCGGACTACGCGCGCCCGCCGGCGGGCGGATCTATATCAACGGCGAGGAGATCACCGCCAAAGCTTACGACCGGAACCGTTTAAGGCAAACGGTGGGCGTGGTGTTTCAAGAACCGGAATACCAGCTTTTTGCCGCGACGGTGGAAAAAGACGTCGCCTTCGGGTTGAAGTACAGCGGTTTGACCCACCAGGAAGTAACCGCCCGTGTCCGGTGGGCCTTGGAAACCATGGGCTTTGACTTTGAAAAAGTCCGCCATCAATCGCCGCTGGCCCTTTCCGGCGGGGAAAAACGGCGGGTCGCAATTGCCGGTGTGCTTGTCACCAAACCACGGATTCTAATCCTGGACGAGCCCATTGCCGGACTTGACCCCTCCGGCCGGGATAACTTTTTACGGTTACTGACGCAAATGAACCAAACCGGAACGACCATTCTTGTGGTTTCCCACAACATGGAGGCCCTGGCCGAGTATACCCGGCATCTGCTGGTGCTGGAGCGGGGCCGCCTGCTTGACTCCGGACCGACCAGAGAGGTTTTCATCCGCCTGCAGCAAAGGAAGAACGGTTTTCTTGGTCAAACGACTGCGCAAAGAATTGCCACCCGGCTTGCCGAACGTAACCTGGCCCTTCCCGCTACGGTCGTCACCTACGCCGATTTACTCGCCGTCCTCAAGCAAGAACTAAGCGGAGGTGGTCAGGAATGA
- a CDS encoding DUF3842 family protein — protein sequence MKILVIDAQGGGIGKQLVAAIKQSIPNAVVTAVGTNSTATAAMLKAGADYAATGENAVVVGCRNADIIVGPIGMVIADALFGEITPRMARAVGQSAAKRIMVPISHCDNIVVGVADLSISAMIQAVVKTIQGLAGNQG from the coding sequence ATGAAGATTTTAGTAATTGATGCCCAGGGTGGCGGGATTGGCAAGCAACTGGTGGCGGCGATCAAGCAAAGTATTCCCAATGCGGTGGTGACTGCGGTTGGCACCAACAGTACGGCCACTGCCGCCATGCTGAAAGCCGGAGCCGACTATGCGGCCACCGGAGAAAATGCCGTGGTGGTCGGCTGCCGTAACGCCGATATTATTGTCGGCCCGATTGGGATGGTGATCGCGGACGCCCTTTTCGGCGAGATTACGCCGCGGATGGCGCGGGCCGTGGGACAAAGTGCGGCCAAAAGAATCATGGTTCCCATTAGTCATTGCGATAACATCGTCGTCGGCGTGGCCGATTTGTCCATATCCGCCATGATCCAAGCGGTGGTCAAAACGATCCAGGGCCTCGCCGGCAACCAGGGGTAA
- a CDS encoding type I restriction-modification system subunit M, whose product MITGAIKNKVDKIWTDIWAGGITQPLTVIEQLTYLMFIRALDEKENENESLEALGVEVPKIFPQTPEGQAMRWSKFKDKDAREIFELIRDKVFPFIKTLNGDAESAFSRYMEDALFLLPTPQVLQKVITGLDELYEHDIKDKDTLGDLYEYMLSKLNTAGQNGQFRTPKHIRDMMVRLIEPTPDDLICDPACGTAGFLVSTAEYIREKYEKTMTPEQWERFTGEMFTGFDTDRTMLRLSAMNLMLHSVTNPHISYTDSVSKQNNIEDKFTLILANPPFTGTIDAESIHDNLKRVCNTKKTELLFVALFLRMLRRGGRCACIVPDGVLFGTSKAHKALRKELVENQHLRAVISMPSGVFKPYAGVSTAVLVFTKTDAGGTDKVWFYDMKSDGYSLDDKRTDLGHEGDIPDIIARFHNLEGEANRKRTEQSFLVDKEEIKENGYDLSINRYKEIEYEKVEYDKPEVIMARLDQLALDISAKMEELRELLRNG is encoded by the coding sequence ATGATTACCGGTGCGATTAAGAATAAGGTCGATAAAATATGGACCGACATCTGGGCGGGAGGAATCACTCAACCCCTGACTGTAATAGAGCAGTTGACCTACTTAATGTTTATCCGTGCTCTGGATGAAAAAGAGAACGAAAACGAAAGTCTGGAAGCCCTGGGGGTGGAAGTGCCGAAGATCTTCCCGCAGACCCCGGAAGGACAAGCCATGCGTTGGTCTAAGTTTAAAGATAAAGATGCGCGGGAGATTTTTGAACTCATTAGGGATAAGGTCTTTCCTTTCATTAAAACTCTGAACGGAGACGCTGAGTCCGCCTTCTCCCGGTACATGGAGGACGCGCTCTTCCTTTTGCCCACTCCGCAGGTGTTGCAGAAAGTCATTACCGGGCTGGATGAACTTTATGAGCATGATATCAAGGACAAGGATACGCTTGGGGATTTATACGAGTATATGCTCAGTAAACTGAATACAGCCGGTCAGAACGGGCAGTTCCGGACCCCGAAACATATCCGGGACATGATGGTGCGGCTGATAGAACCGACACCTGATGATCTGATCTGTGACCCGGCCTGCGGTACCGCCGGATTCCTGGTTTCGACCGCCGAGTATATCAGAGAAAAATATGAGAAAACCATGACGCCGGAGCAATGGGAGCGGTTTACCGGGGAAATGTTTACCGGATTTGACACTGACCGGACAATGCTGCGTTTGTCCGCTATGAATCTGATGCTGCATTCCGTAACAAATCCCCATATAAGCTATACCGATAGTGTTTCTAAACAGAATAACATTGAGGACAAGTTTACCCTTATCTTGGCGAATCCGCCTTTCACTGGGACGATCGATGCGGAGAGTATCCATGATAACTTGAAAAGAGTCTGCAACACCAAAAAGACGGAGTTGCTCTTTGTCGCCCTTTTCCTCCGGATGTTAAGAAGAGGCGGCCGGTGCGCCTGCATTGTCCCGGACGGGGTCTTATTCGGCACGTCTAAAGCACATAAAGCCTTGCGAAAGGAGTTGGTGGAGAACCAACACCTACGGGCGGTCATCTCCATGCCCAGCGGGGTGTTCAAACCGTACGCCGGTGTTTCTACTGCTGTCCTGGTCTTTACAAAAACTGATGCCGGAGGTACAGACAAAGTCTGGTTTTATGATATGAAATCCGACGGCTATTCCCTGGATGATAAACGGACCGACCTTGGCCATGAAGGGGATATTCCCGATATTATCGCCAGATTCCATAACCTCGAAGGAGAAGCAAATCGGAAACGCACAGAGCAAAGCTTTTTGGTGGACAAGGAAGAGATCAAAGAGAACGGGTACGACCTCTCCATCAACCGTTACAAAGAGATTGAATACGAGAAAGTGGAGTACGACAAACCGGAAGTCATCATGGCCCGCCTGGACCAACTGGCGTTGGATATTAGCGCCAAGATGGAAGAATTGAGGGAGTTGCTGAGAAATGGGTAA
- a CDS encoding restriction endonuclease subunit S → MGKWPMVRIGDVCEFIRNGASIKQDNSKKGFPITRIETISNGVFDRSKMGYAGIYDLGKYEDYVLKTGDILMSHINSISHLGKTAYYENINNETIIHGMNLLCLRLKKEQVNYRYTFYYLNSPFFKRQIPRITKKSVNQASFTVTALKELQFIFPPLNIQKYIADTLDKTQEIIDGYKKQLAELDNLIKAVFYEMFGDIRLNKKKWARTKIGEVCHDNIKKLSGNEKIEISYVDISAISNTEKEIISVKNINSKDAPSRAKQILELNDILVSTVRPNLNAVAINNINTGKKVIGSTGFCVLRCKSTINYRYLFEIVKSDYFIDKLVSLARGASYPAVTDYDVKNIDIPIPPLDLQNKFAEIVAKIEEQKALVKQAITESEHLFKSLMSEYFD, encoded by the coding sequence ATGGGTAAATGGCCAATGGTGAGAATAGGAGATGTGTGTGAATTTATTAGGAATGGTGCAAGTATAAAACAAGATAATAGTAAAAAAGGTTTTCCTATTACACGTATTGAGACTATATCAAATGGAGTATTTGATAGAAGTAAAATGGGTTATGCGGGTATTTATGATTTGGGTAAGTATGAGGATTATGTACTTAAAACAGGAGATATTTTGATGTCTCATATTAACAGCATAAGTCATTTAGGAAAGACTGCTTATTACGAGAATATCAATAATGAAACAATAATACATGGTATGAACTTGTTATGTCTACGCTTAAAAAAAGAACAGGTAAATTATAGGTACACGTTTTATTATTTAAATTCTCCATTTTTCAAGAGACAGATTCCAAGAATAACAAAAAAGTCAGTTAATCAGGCTAGTTTTACTGTAACTGCTTTAAAAGAATTACAATTTATTTTTCCTCCTTTAAACATCCAAAAATACATCGCCGACACCCTAGATAAAACCCAAGAAATAATCGACGGATATAAAAAACAGCTTGCAGAACTTGATAACTTGATTAAGGCAGTCTTTTATGAGATGTTTGGGGACATTAGGCTTAATAAAAAAAAATGGGCAAGAACCAAGATTGGAGAGGTATGTCATGATAACATTAAAAAGCTAAGTGGCAATGAAAAAATCGAAATATCGTATGTAGATATATCAGCTATAAGCAATACAGAAAAGGAAATTATTAGCGTAAAAAATATCAATTCTAAAGATGCACCAAGTAGAGCAAAGCAAATTCTAGAGCTAAATGATATATTAGTATCTACTGTAAGACCAAATCTTAATGCAGTAGCCATAAACAACATTAATACCGGCAAAAAAGTAATTGGTTCAACAGGGTTTTGTGTTTTGAGATGCAAAAGCACCATAAACTACCGTTATCTTTTTGAAATTGTAAAATCCGATTATTTTATCGATAAACTAGTCAGTCTTGCACGAGGAGCAAGTTACCCTGCAGTAACTGATTACGATGTAAAAAATATTGATATACCAATCCCACCCCTCGATCTCCAAAACAAATTTGCCGAGATCGTCGCCAAGATCGAAGAACAAAAAGCCCTTGTCAAGCAAGCCATCACCGAGAGCGAGCACCTTTTCAAGAGCCTAATGAGCGAGTATTTTGATTAG
- a CDS encoding phosphoribosylaminoimidazolesuccinocarboxamide synthase, with the protein MQLIKKGKTKDVYALEDGNILLKFKDDATVGEDGRLDPGGNKVGATIQGLGLSSLRISKYYFEKINAAGILTHYIDSDLEAGTMTVRPATIFGKGVEIICRLKATGSFIRRYGDYCTEGQDLDFYVEVSLKDDERGDPMITPDALAMLGIMSRSEYEEVRTLTKQITRIIRDDLKAKGLTLYDIKLEFGRIDGKVALIDEISSGCMRVYKDDQWLHTVELEKYFS; encoded by the coding sequence ATGCAATTAATAAAAAAAGGCAAAACAAAGGATGTTTACGCTTTGGAAGATGGGAACATCCTGCTCAAATTTAAAGATGATGCCACGGTTGGCGAGGACGGGCGGCTCGACCCGGGCGGAAACAAGGTCGGAGCGACGATCCAGGGATTGGGACTGTCCTCTTTGCGGATCAGCAAATATTATTTCGAAAAAATCAATGCGGCCGGGATCTTAACCCATTACATCGACAGTGACTTGGAGGCAGGAACAATGACGGTTAGACCGGCTACCATTTTTGGTAAAGGGGTCGAGATTATCTGCCGGCTCAAGGCCACCGGCAGCTTCATCCGGCGTTATGGCGATTACTGCACAGAAGGACAGGACTTGGATTTTTACGTTGAAGTCAGCCTTAAAGACGACGAGCGTGGCGATCCGATGATCACTCCGGATGCCCTTGCTATGTTAGGGATTATGAGCCGGTCTGAATACGAGGAAGTACGGACGCTGACCAAGCAGATCACGAGGATCATTCGTGATGATTTAAAAGCCAAAGGATTGACGCTGTATGATATAAAACTGGAATTCGGCCGGATCGACGGTAAAGTGGCCCTGATCGACGAAATCTCCTCCGGATGTATGCGCGTCTACAAAGATGATCAATGGCTGCATACCGTGGAATTGGAAAAATACTTTTCATAG
- a CDS encoding Uma2 family endonuclease, producing the protein MTMANKFSSWFEGKKCFPLALPLDVTLYKEGKPNVVQPDLLVICDQENIKEDDTYMGTPTLVVEILSEKTRSRDLIKKLDLYMQSGVEEYWIVNPFAEEITVYWFKEREIENSTTFKKGERAASFVFPGLGIDVNAVFG; encoded by the coding sequence ATGACAATGGCGAATAAATTTTCTTCCTGGTTTGAAGGTAAAAAATGCTTTCCCTTGGCCTTACCGCTCGACGTAACACTGTATAAAGAAGGCAAGCCTAACGTGGTTCAGCCTGACCTGCTGGTTATCTGCGACCAGGAAAATATCAAAGAAGATGATACTTATATGGGGACGCCCACTCTGGTGGTGGAGATTCTCTCGGAGAAGACAAGAAGCAGAGATCTCATTAAAAAGCTGGATTTATACATGCAGAGCGGGGTGGAAGAATACTGGATTGTCAATCCTTTTGCCGAGGAGATCACCGTTTATTGGTTTAAGGAAAGGGAGATCGAAAACTCCACGACCTTTAAAAAAGGGGAAAGAGCAGCCTCTTTCGTCTTCCCGGGTTTGGGGATCGATGTTAATGCGGTCTTTGGTTAA
- a CDS encoding helix-turn-helix domain-containing protein gives MVEKLLLDLLNGNAVANIDAQLDFLGISGINNRDFQVAVIELPETHLAELNEEEKYLLSLHLHQQAQRLANANAYRTFVVNHHRNQVVLIFMDPDHNLPLRLEEIVSQVHLALKLPVACGLGRQYRDLADLAVSYREACTALQYRYLYGMNQVFFINDLNPDNQSYHKILNGLHRHPIFDNIKIGAESAIEEDLNRIIEEVRLAKLNPELSKMVASNLILLTLATLNELGYNAGEIFGANDTTLVDLNQIGSLEELKQLLHSFFNRINNHIRQKRASLNHQLVEEIRRYLDENFAADITLSAMANRYNISPSYLSLLFTERTGKNFIDYLTERRIKKAKELLKHTDLKIYEISNAVGYKDSFYFSNCFKKMTGMSPSEYRENTK, from the coding sequence TTGGTTGAAAAACTCTTGTTGGATTTGCTGAACGGGAATGCGGTCGCCAATATTGACGCCCAGTTGGATTTTTTGGGGATCAGCGGGATTAATAACCGTGACTTTCAAGTGGCGGTGATTGAGCTTCCGGAGACCCATTTGGCGGAATTAAATGAAGAAGAAAAGTATCTCCTCAGCTTGCACCTTCACCAACAGGCCCAACGGTTGGCCAATGCCAACGCCTACCGCACTTTTGTCGTCAACCACCATCGTAACCAGGTCGTCTTAATCTTCATGGACCCGGATCACAATTTACCGCTGCGCCTGGAGGAGATTGTCTCCCAGGTACATTTGGCCTTAAAACTTCCGGTCGCCTGCGGATTGGGCCGTCAATACCGGGATCTGGCGGACCTGGCCGTTTCCTACCGGGAGGCATGTACCGCGTTGCAATATCGTTATTTATACGGAATGAATCAGGTTTTCTTTATTAACGATCTTAATCCGGATAATCAATCCTACCATAAAATCCTCAATGGGCTGCACCGCCACCCGATTTTCGACAATATAAAAATCGGAGCGGAATCAGCGATCGAAGAGGATTTGAACAGGATCATTGAGGAGGTCCGTCTGGCCAAACTAAATCCGGAATTATCAAAGATGGTGGCCAGCAATCTAATTCTGTTAACCCTTGCTACCCTAAATGAACTGGGGTATAACGCCGGGGAAATATTTGGTGCCAATGACACTACTCTGGTTGACTTGAATCAGATCGGAAGTTTGGAGGAGTTGAAGCAGCTTTTGCATTCTTTTTTTAACCGGATAAATAATCATATCCGGCAAAAACGCGCTTCCCTCAATCATCAACTGGTTGAGGAGATCCGGCGGTATCTGGATGAAAACTTCGCTGCGGATATTACCCTTTCCGCCATGGCCAATCGTTATAATATTAGTCCCAGCTACCTCAGTCTCTTATTTACGGAACGGACCGGGAAGAATTTCATCGATTATCTCACCGAACGCCGGATTAAGAAAGCCAAAGAGTTGCTGAAACATACCGATCTAAAAATTTATGAGATCTCCAATGCCGTCGGTTATAAGGATTCCTTTTATTTCAGCAATTGCTTTAAAAAGATGACGGGGATGTCTCCCAGCGAATACCGGGAGAATACTAAGTGA
- a CDS encoding ECF transporter S component gives MSKMSSVKCSIITAVSIGLCVVLPMAFHAIPNAGSIFSPMHIPVLLCGLICGWAYGLLCGLAGPLLSALLTGMPPMAYLPSMMVELAAYGLVCGLMINLVRTKKLYADLYSSLVVALLAGRIVAGVARALIFAPGRYSFAAWVTSYFVTSWPALVIQLTLIPALVVALMKAKLIPERYPAE, from the coding sequence ATGTCCAAGATGTCTTCTGTAAAATGCTCAATTATTACCGCCGTCTCGATCGGTCTGTGTGTTGTCTTGCCGATGGCGTTCCACGCCATTCCGAATGCGGGCAGTATTTTCTCGCCAATGCACATTCCTGTCCTGTTGTGTGGATTAATCTGTGGTTGGGCCTACGGGCTGCTTTGCGGATTGGCCGGACCCCTGCTATCTGCTTTGCTCACGGGCATGCCGCCCATGGCCTATTTGCCGTCGATGATGGTTGAACTTGCCGCCTACGGCCTGGTTTGCGGACTTATGATTAACCTGGTACGTACGAAAAAGCTTTACGCCGATCTCTACAGCAGTTTGGTGGTGGCGCTCCTGGCCGGGCGGATTGTGGCCGGGGTCGCCCGGGCGCTGATTTTCGCCCCCGGCCGCTACTCGTTTGCCGCCTGGGTTACCAGCTATTTTGTCACCAGTTGGCCCGCCTTGGTTATCCAGCTGACGCTCATCCCGGCCCTGGTTGTTGCCCTGATGAAAGCGAAGCTGATCCCGGAACGGTACCCGGCGGAGTAA
- a CDS encoding M48 family metallopeptidase codes for MANFIRFIIFDLPDGLRFLLILFLIVINYGAEFLVKRSVSKVYLKTNSPEEAVNKLRIYNQYILAILQIVTIVALEFLVAKYFTLNGKTGRILFMTLIPFVFLMVVNIGQLLIINKTYQRIRGTTESLFNQIRDLALTFLLILVPAGIIGTIMFFAREIKVESEALENIITAAIPITMMFLFNLILPFFYPKLLKAVALEDAGLRGLLDQLFVKAGVKRAQFYQWPTKGKKIANALVVGLVNPKVLISDYYLENAEPAEIEAIIAHEVGHLKHKHLLKRLLYLVGGICELIFVGALLEWYENYTGKEINVYLGLAILLGPFLFYISLGLLKYYRHQEKKADEFALEIGVQPEVMITALLKLARLNHMTTKLKKLDERFQTHPSTARRIAQIEKISGYKYESKH; via the coding sequence GTGGCTAATTTTATTCGTTTTATCATCTTTGATTTGCCCGATGGTTTAAGGTTCTTGTTGATCCTGTTCTTGATTGTAATCAACTACGGTGCCGAGTTTTTGGTCAAACGGTCCGTATCAAAAGTTTACCTTAAAACCAACTCCCCGGAAGAAGCAGTGAATAAACTGCGCATCTACAACCAATACATCTTGGCCATCCTGCAGATCGTCACGATCGTCGCTTTGGAGTTTTTGGTCGCGAAGTATTTTACTCTTAATGGGAAAACCGGACGGATCCTTTTTATGACCCTTATTCCTTTTGTCTTTTTGATGGTCGTAAACATTGGGCAATTATTAATCATCAATAAAACTTACCAGCGGATTAGAGGAACAACCGAATCCTTGTTTAATCAGATTAGGGATCTGGCCTTAACTTTCTTGCTGATTTTGGTGCCGGCCGGGATCATCGGAACCATTATGTTTTTTGCGCGCGAAATCAAGGTCGAGAGTGAAGCTTTGGAGAATATTATCACCGCCGCCATTCCAATCACGATGATGTTTCTCTTCAATCTAATCCTCCCCTTTTTCTATCCGAAGTTATTAAAGGCGGTTGCTTTGGAAGATGCTGGATTAAGGGGGCTCCTTGACCAACTCTTTGTGAAAGCGGGAGTCAAGCGGGCGCAGTTCTATCAATGGCCCACCAAGGGAAAAAAGATCGCCAATGCGCTGGTGGTGGGCTTGGTAAACCCCAAGGTCTTGATCAGCGACTATTATCTGGAAAACGCCGAACCCGCTGAGATTGAAGCGATTATTGCCCATGAAGTTGGCCACCTTAAGCATAAGCATCTGCTCAAACGCCTGTTGTATCTTGTTGGCGGGATATGCGAGCTTATTTTCGTGGGAGCTCTGCTGGAGTGGTATGAAAATTACACCGGGAAAGAGATCAATGTATACTTAGGATTAGCCATTCTCCTGGGGCCATTTCTTTTCTATATCTCCCTCGGCCTCTTGAAATACTACCGACACCAAGAAAAAAAGGCGGATGAATTTGCGCTTGAAATTGGTGTTCAACCGGAAGTCATGATCACCGCCCTCCTTAAGCTGGCGCGATTGAACCATATGACGACTAAATTAAAGAAGTTGGACGAGAGGTTCCAGACCCATCCTTCGACGGCAAGGCGAATTGCGCAGATCGAAAAGATCAGCGGTTATAAGTATGAGTCTAAACACTGA